From Candidatus Eisenbacteria bacterium:
CCAGCCCCGCTTCCCGCTGCGGCGGCTGCTCCAGGCGCTGTTGCACCGCGCTCGTCCGCAGCGTCTGGCCACCCGATGAGGCTCGGCCCCGGCCCGGCCGGCGCGGGGGAGAAGCGTGCCGCGAGCGGCCCCGCTCCGACCCGGCGTCTCATCCTCCCCGCGGTCGTGCTGCCCGTGCGCATCGCATTCCTGCTGCTGCTGCTCGCGCCGGCCGTCCTGGCGCCGCGCCCCGCGGCCGCGGCGCGGATCGCCCACGACGAGCGCGTCTCCGATGTCACTTCCACGCCCACGCCCGTGCAGGCCGATCCCGGCGCCCGCATGGGGGTGTTGGGACTGCGTCGCGGGCCATCGCGGCCCGGGTTTGGCGCTGCAGCGCTGGAAGCGGTGGGCATGCTGGTGCTGGGGGAGCCCTCCGAGGCCGACATCTCGGCCGCGGGCGGTCAGGTGATTTCCTCCGGCCCCGGCTTCCGCACCGTCCGGCTGCCATGGGCCTTCGTCCCCGCGCTCGCATCGGTCCCGGGCGTGCGCGTGCTGCAGGCCTCGCGGCCGTTCAAGCCCGAACTCGACATGAGCGCCGCCGCCAGCGGCGCGGTGCTGGCGCACGGAGCGTCCGCGCCGCCGTACCCGGCCACCGGGTTCACCGGCAGACAGGTGGTGCTGGGGCTGGTGGACAGCGGCATTGACTGGACCCACGGCGACTTCAAGGACGCCGCCGGTCACAGCCGCATCCTGCACCTGTGGGACCAGACCGACGCCTTCGGCCCGGCACCGGCGCTTTACCCCTACGGCACCGAGTGGGTGCGCGCCGACCTGGAAGCGGTCGGCGGCGCGCGCGAGGTGGACGTGAGCGGCCACGGCACGCACGTGGCCGGCATCGCCGCCGGCAACGGCGCGGCCACCGGCAACGGCAAGCCCGCGTACACCTACGTGGGCGTGGCGCCCGAGGCCGACATCGTGGCCGTGAAGTCCGACTTCAGCACCACCGGAGTCGTGGACGCCGTGAACTGGATCTTCCAGAAGTCCACGGCGCTGGGCCGCGACGCGGTGGTGAACCTTTCGCTGGGCTCCAACTACGGGCCGCACGACGGCACCGACCCCCAGGAGATCGCGCTCGACGCGCTCAGCGGGCCGGGGCGACTGATCGTGAAGGCGGCGGGCAACACCGGCGGCGAGCGCATCCACGGCCGCGTGGACGTGGGTCCGCGCCGCACCGCCACGCTCTCGTGGGCCGTGTCGCCCTACACCGCGAGTTACTACAACTACAACTTCTTCGACCTCGAGTGCTGGTACTCCGAACAGGACAGCCTCACGGTGACCCTGATGTCGCCCAACGGACAGGTGCTGGGTCCCATCCCCGTGGGCTACTACACCCCCAGCGCGGTGAGCACGCCCGACGGTGCGCTGTACGTGGAGAACGGGGTGCAGGCAACGCAGAACGGCCTGCGGCACCTGTTCATCGAGGTGTGGGACCCCATGATCGGGCAGGAGCCCGCGGCCGGCACCTGGACGCTGCGGGTGGACAACGCCCGGGCGCTCGGGGCTTCCCGCCTGGACGCCTGGCTGGCGGGCTACAACCTCGGCGACGGGCAGGGTGCGGCGACCATGCAGGCGGGCTGGAACCCCGAGGCGGAAATCACCACGCCGGGCAGCGCGCGGCGCGTCATCACGGTGGGGGCGTACTCCACCAAGTCATGCTGGAACGCCCTGGGTCACACCCGGCCGGTGTGCTACATCACCCCCGGCGCCTATGGCTCGCTGGCGTTCTTCTCCTCTCCGGGCCCCACGCGCGACGGGCGCATGAAGCCCGACATCACCGCACCCGGCTTCGGCGTGGCCGCCGCGCTTTCCGGCTCGGTCACC
This genomic window contains:
- a CDS encoding S8 family serine peptidase: MRIAFLLLLLAPAVLAPRPAAAARIAHDERVSDVTSTPTPVQADPGARMGVLGLRRGPSRPGFGAAALEAVGMLVLGEPSEADISAAGGQVISSGPGFRTVRLPWAFVPALASVPGVRVLQASRPFKPELDMSAAASGAVLAHGASAPPYPATGFTGRQVVLGLVDSGIDWTHGDFKDAAGHSRILHLWDQTDAFGPAPALYPYGTEWVRADLEAVGGAREVDVSGHGTHVAGIAAGNGAATGNGKPAYTYVGVAPEADIVAVKSDFSTTGVVDAVNWIFQKSTALGRDAVVNLSLGSNYGPHDGTDPQEIALDALSGPGRLIVKAAGNTGGERIHGRVDVGPRRTATLSWAVSPYTASYYNYNFFDLECWYSEQDSLTVTLMSPNGQVLGPIPVGYYTPSAVSTPDGALYVENGVQATQNGLRHLFIEVWDPMIGQEPAAGTWTLRVDNARALGASRLDAWLAGYNLGDGQGAATMQAGWNPEAEITTPGSARRVITVGAYSTKSCWNALGHTRPVCYITPGAYGSLAFFSSPGPTRDGRMKPDITAPGFGVAAALSGSVTMADGYTVDDGVHVIQQGTSMSAPHVAGALCLLLQKFPHMGPDEALSRLALGALRDSATGPAPNDSWGYGKLNVARSLATPVDVPGVIASGRPAVALFAAPNPFRGATRVRVDFAAPGAARVRVLDVSGRCLRTLLEGVVQAGPREFAWDGTSAGGARAPSGIYWVEARQGGSRALRKLGLVR